A region from the Canis aureus isolate CA01 chromosome 8, VMU_Caureus_v.1.0, whole genome shotgun sequence genome encodes:
- the LAMTOR5 gene encoding ragulator complex protein LAMTOR5 isoform X1, with the protein MEATLEQHLEDTSMKNPSIVGVLCTDSQGLNLGCRGTLSDEHAGVISVLAQQAAKLTSDPTDIPVVCLESDNGNIMIQKHDGITVAVHKMAS; encoded by the exons atgGAGGCCACCCTGGAGCAGCACCTGGAGGACAC CAGCATGAAGAACCCCTCCATCGTGGGCGTCCTGTGCACGGACTCGCAAGGACTGAACCTGGGCT GCCGTGGGACCCTGTCCGATGAGCATGCTGGGGTGATATCTGTTCTAGCCCAGCAAGCAGCTAAGCTGACCTCAGACCCCACTGATATTCCTGTGGTGTGTCTAGAGTCAGATAATGG GAACATTATGATCCAGAAGCATGACGGCATCACGGTAGCAGTGCACAAAATGGCCTCTTGA
- the LAMTOR5 gene encoding ragulator complex protein LAMTOR5 isoform X2: MEATLEQHLEDTMKNPSIVGVLCTDSQGLNLGCRGTLSDEHAGVISVLAQQAAKLTSDPTDIPVVCLESDNGNIMIQKHDGITVAVHKMAS, from the exons atgGAGGCCACCCTGGAGCAGCACCTGGAGGACAC CATGAAGAACCCCTCCATCGTGGGCGTCCTGTGCACGGACTCGCAAGGACTGAACCTGGGCT GCCGTGGGACCCTGTCCGATGAGCATGCTGGGGTGATATCTGTTCTAGCCCAGCAAGCAGCTAAGCTGACCTCAGACCCCACTGATATTCCTGTGGTGTGTCTAGAGTCAGATAATGG GAACATTATGATCCAGAAGCATGACGGCATCACGGTAGCAGTGCACAAAATGGCCTCTTGA